A stretch of Chryseobacterium viscerum DNA encodes these proteins:
- the rfbB gene encoding dTDP-glucose 4,6-dehydratase yields the protein MKNIIITGGAGFIGSHVVREFVKNNPDTTIINLDALTYAGNLENLKDIENEPNYVFEKADITSPEELRRVFEKYNPDAVVHLAAESHVDRSITDPMAFINTNVNGTANLLNLCKEFWTLNSDHTHGRFPDEKRTNLFYHISTDEVYGSLGETGFFLETTSYDPQSPYSASKAASDHLVRAYGNTYGMPFIVSNCSNNYGPNHFPEKLIPLCISNIINERPLPIYGDGKYTRDWLFVIDHAKAIHQIFKEAKTGETYNIGGFNEWQNIDLVKELIKQMDAKLERPEGYSEKLITFVKDRPGHDKRYAIDATKLNKDLGWKPSVTFEEGLGKTIDWYLENKEWLENVTSGNYQDYYNKQYS from the coding sequence ATGAAAAACATTATCATTACAGGAGGTGCCGGCTTCATTGGCTCCCATGTTGTAAGAGAATTTGTAAAAAACAATCCGGATACTACGATCATCAATCTTGATGCTCTCACCTACGCCGGAAATCTTGAAAACTTAAAGGACATTGAAAATGAACCTAATTACGTTTTCGAAAAAGCAGATATCACAAGCCCGGAAGAACTTAGAAGGGTTTTTGAAAAATACAACCCGGATGCTGTAGTACATCTGGCAGCAGAAAGCCATGTAGACAGAAGTATTACTGATCCTATGGCATTTATTAACACCAATGTAAACGGAACAGCTAATCTTCTGAATCTTTGTAAAGAGTTCTGGACATTAAACTCTGACCATACTCATGGCAGATTCCCGGATGAAAAAAGAACCAATCTTTTCTACCATATTTCTACCGACGAAGTATATGGAAGTTTGGGTGAAACAGGATTCTTTTTAGAAACAACTTCATACGACCCGCAATCTCCATATTCTGCTTCAAAAGCAGCTTCCGATCATTTGGTAAGAGCTTACGGAAATACATACGGAATGCCGTTCATCGTATCCAACTGTTCTAATAATTACGGACCGAATCATTTCCCGGAAAAACTGATTCCTCTTTGCATTTCAAATATTATCAACGAAAGACCGCTTCCTATTTATGGTGATGGAAAATACACCAGAGACTGGTTATTTGTAATTGATCATGCCAAAGCAATTCATCAAATCTTTAAGGAAGCAAAAACCGGCGAGACTTATAACATCGGAGGATTCAATGAGTGGCAAAATATTGATCTTGTAAAAGAACTGATCAAACAAATGGATGCCAAACTGGAAAGACCGGAGGGCTATTCTGAAAAACTGATCACTTTTGTCAAAGACAGACCAGGCCATGATAAACGTTATGCTATTGATGCCACAAAACTGAATAAAGATTTAGGCTGGAAACCATCGGTAACCTTTGAAGAAGGACTGGGAAAAACAATTGACTGGTATCTTGAAAACAAAGAATGGCTTGAAAATGTAACTTCAGGAAATTATCAGGATTACTATAACAAGCAATACAGCTAA
- a CDS encoding ABC transporter ATP-binding protein, giving the protein MLALKAENISKQYRLGQVGTGTLSHDLNRFWHKVRGKEDPYLKIGETNDRTTKGDSEYVWSLRNIDFEIEKGDAVGIIGRNGAGKSTLLKVLSKVTKPTTGQIYTNGRIASLLEVGTGFHPEMTGRENVFLNGAILGMTRKEIKRKFDEIVDFSGVERYIDTPVKRYSSGMYVRLAFAVAAHLESEILIVDEVLAVGDAEFQKKCLGKMNDVTRGEGRTILFVSHNMTAVKELCTKGILLNHGQIDYQGDILSTIIEYQKSSARESSYIYNGNLDEAIGNENIRVKEFSVSPINGDLLDIDSGVHVKLVFHNYCPDITLDTTFELKNYDELVIFHVGKFVSAKGDAKVGEYTVEFDIPTGLLNAGNYYFRLYFGKDQKTLLYGIDNFIGFEVENVKVGDIMYVYPGVTRPQFEYKVQTP; this is encoded by the coding sequence ATGCTGGCTTTAAAAGCAGAAAACATATCTAAACAATACCGTCTGGGACAAGTCGGGACAGGAACTCTTTCTCATGACCTTAACAGATTCTGGCATAAAGTAAGAGGAAAAGAAGATCCTTATCTTAAAATTGGAGAGACAAACGATAGAACTACAAAAGGTGATTCTGAATATGTATGGTCTCTTCGCAATATTGATTTTGAAATCGAAAAAGGAGATGCTGTAGGAATTATCGGAAGAAACGGTGCAGGAAAATCTACATTATTAAAAGTTTTAAGTAAAGTTACAAAACCTACAACAGGGCAGATTTATACCAACGGAAGAATTGCCTCTCTATTGGAAGTCGGAACAGGATTCCACCCTGAAATGACGGGAAGGGAAAATGTCTTTCTTAATGGAGCTATCCTGGGAATGACAAGAAAGGAGATCAAGAGAAAATTTGATGAAATTGTAGATTTCTCGGGTGTTGAAAGATATATAGATACTCCTGTTAAAAGATATTCTTCGGGAATGTATGTCCGTCTTGCTTTTGCCGTAGCTGCTCACTTAGAATCTGAAATTCTTATTGTAGATGAAGTATTGGCAGTTGGTGATGCTGAATTTCAGAAAAAATGCCTTGGAAAAATGAATGATGTAACAAGAGGAGAAGGCAGAACCATTCTTTTTGTAAGTCATAATATGACGGCCGTTAAAGAATTATGTACAAAAGGAATTCTTTTAAACCATGGACAAATTGATTATCAAGGTGATATCCTCAGCACAATTATAGAATATCAAAAAAGCAGCGCAAGAGAAAGCTCTTATATTTATAACGGAAATCTTGATGAAGCTATAGGTAATGAAAATATCAGGGTAAAAGAATTTTCAGTATCTCCTATAAACGGGGACTTGTTAGATATTGATTCCGGAGTGCATGTAAAACTTGTTTTTCATAATTACTGTCCTGATATTACACTTGATACAACCTTTGAATTGAAAAACTACGATGAGTTGGTGATTTTCCATGTTGGGAAATTTGTTTCGGCAAAAGGAGATGCAAAAGTAGGTGAATATACTGTAGAATTTGATATTCCGACAGGGCTTCTGAATGCAGGAAATTATTATTTTAGACTTTACTTTGGAAAAGATCAGAAAACACTTCTGTATGGAATTGACAATTTTATTGGATTTGAAGTAGAAAATGTAAAAGTAGGAGACATCATGTATGTTTACCCTGGAGTGACCAGACCTCAATTTGAATATAAAG
- a CDS encoding ABC transporter permease, with the protein MNEPQQKWTETIDADHSLFDLKLKEVWKYKDLVYMFVKRDFISSFKQTILGPIWFFINPILTTIVYLVIFGRIAKLPTDGAPPLLFYLAGVTLWNYFSSSLLATSSTFTGNAGIFGKVYFPRLVTPLSIVISNLMRFGVQFVLFILAWAYYYNKGEAHPNIWILATPFLIFLMALFALGVGMIFSALTTKYKDLAMLLGFGVSLYMYATPVIYPVSSLPGFFKKLAYYNPLTGIFECFKYAWIGVGDFSPTMLGISTGIILVLLMIGIVIFNKVEKTFMDTV; encoded by the coding sequence ATGAATGAACCACAACAGAAGTGGACTGAAACGATTGATGCTGATCATTCGTTGTTTGACTTGAAGCTGAAAGAAGTCTGGAAATACAAAGATCTTGTTTATATGTTTGTAAAGAGAGATTTTATATCCAGTTTTAAGCAGACTATTTTAGGACCTATATGGTTTTTTATTAATCCCATTCTAACAACCATCGTATACCTGGTTATTTTTGGAAGAATTGCCAAGCTACCAACAGATGGGGCACCACCTCTTCTTTTTTATCTGGCTGGCGTTACTCTTTGGAATTATTTTTCTTCCTCTTTACTGGCTACATCCTCTACTTTTACAGGGAATGCCGGCATTTTCGGAAAAGTGTATTTTCCAAGACTGGTTACCCCACTTTCTATTGTCATTTCTAACCTTATGCGATTTGGAGTACAGTTTGTTCTATTTATCCTTGCATGGGCTTATTATTACAATAAAGGAGAGGCTCACCCTAACATCTGGATTCTGGCAACCCCTTTTCTTATATTCCTGATGGCCCTTTTTGCATTAGGAGTTGGAATGATATTTTCTGCCCTTACTACGAAATATAAAGATTTGGCAATGCTACTCGGTTTTGGGGTAAGCTTATATATGTATGCAACTCCAGTAATTTATCCTGTCTCTTCATTACCGGGATTCTTTAAAAAACTAGCATATTATAATCCTTTAACAGGTATTTTTGAATGTTTTAAATATGCATGGATCGGTGTGGGAGATTTCTCCCCTACTATGCTTGGGATCAGTACAGGTATTATTCTTGTCCTTTTAATGATTGGAATTGTTATATTCAATAAGGTTGAAAAAACCTTTATGGATACCGTGTAA
- the rfbA gene encoding glucose-1-phosphate thymidylyltransferase RfbA, whose protein sequence is MKGIILAGGSGTRLYPLTIAVSKQLMPVYDKPMIYYPLSTLLLAGIKDILIITTPHDQEGFIKLLGDGSQIGCNIEYVVQPSPDGLAQAFILGDQFIGDDSAALVLGDNIFYGSEMGTLLKNKTNPNGGVVFAYHVADPERYGVVEFDKDLKAVSIEEKPLNPKSNYAVPGLYFYDNDVVEIAKNIKPSARGELEITDINNVYLKNEKLEVAVLDRGTAWLDTGTFDSLHDASEFVSVIEKRQGFKIGCIEEIAFRNKFINEEKLLETAVKYGKSGYGEYLKQLIGK, encoded by the coding sequence ATGAAAGGAATAATATTAGCCGGAGGATCCGGAACAAGACTTTACCCTCTTACCATTGCAGTGAGCAAGCAGCTAATGCCTGTTTACGACAAACCAATGATCTATTATCCACTTTCCACACTACTTTTAGCAGGAATCAAGGATATTCTGATTATCACCACACCACACGACCAGGAAGGTTTTATTAAGCTTCTGGGTGATGGTTCTCAAATTGGCTGTAATATAGAATACGTTGTACAGCCAAGCCCCGATGGCTTAGCACAGGCATTTATTTTGGGAGACCAGTTTATCGGCGATGATTCTGCTGCGCTGGTATTAGGTGATAATATTTTCTACGGTTCCGAAATGGGAACTTTACTGAAAAATAAAACCAATCCCAATGGAGGTGTTGTTTTTGCCTATCACGTTGCTGACCCCGAAAGATATGGTGTTGTAGAATTTGATAAAGATTTAAAGGCTGTTTCAATTGAAGAAAAACCTCTCAACCCTAAGTCAAATTATGCGGTACCCGGTCTTTACTTTTATGATAACGATGTGGTAGAAATTGCTAAAAACATCAAGCCTTCTGCAAGAGGTGAACTGGAGATCACCGATATCAACAATGTCTATTTAAAAAACGAAAAACTTGAGGTTGCTGTTCTTGACAGAGGTACTGCATGGTTGGACACCGGAACTTTTGACTCTCTTCATGACGCTTCAGAATTTGTAAGCGTTATAGAAAAAAGGCAGGGATTTAAAATCGGCTGTATTGAAGAAATCGCGTTCAGGAACAAATTCATCAATGAAGAAAAACTGCTTGAAACTGCGGTAAAATACGGCAAAAGCGGCTATGGTGAATATCTGAAACAACTTATCGGCAAATAA